A window of the Hordeum vulgare subsp. vulgare chromosome 5H, MorexV3_pseudomolecules_assembly, whole genome shotgun sequence genome harbors these coding sequences:
- the LOC123399621 gene encoding uncharacterized protein LOC123399621 has translation MSTAVAEAFQSYGGFPGSGRTKGDALLGKKMSDGFFIEEEEEDEAEEVLTESSSIGAPSPSSSSIGEDSSSEVGGDGEDDEVESKLKEEPGLGCLDALEDSLPIKNGLSSFYAGKSKSFTSLAEAAARDAVKELAKPENPFNKRRRILATWSRRASCSSLATATYLPPLLAPDHALPEGDEGEEDDDSDSGSDEQHRGKNGWEAPALPPPRLSVNTQTGAAAAARRGGSFRSPRSYSLSDLRNGGDASYNQ, from the exons ATGtcgacggcggtggcggaggcttTCCAGTCCTACGGTGGGTTCCCCGGATCGGGGAGGACCAAGGGGGACGCGCTGCTCGGCAAGAAGATGAGCGACGGGTTCttcatcgaggaggaggaggaggatgaggcggAGGAGGTGCTGACCGAGAGCTCCTCCATCGGCGCGCCGTCGCCGTCGAGCTCCTCCATCGGCGAGGACTCCTCGTCGGAGGTTGGTGGCGATGGTGAAGACGATGAGGTGGAGAGCAAGCTCAAGGAGGAGCCCGGGCTCGGCTgcctggacgccttggaggactcCTTGCCCATCAA GAACGGGCTGTCGAGCTTCTACGCCGGCAAGTCCAAGTCCTTCACCAGCCTCgccgaggcggcggcgcgggacgCCGTGAAGGAGCTGGCCAAGCCGGAGAACCCATTCAACAAGCGCCGCCGCATCCTGGCCACCTGGTCGCGCCGCGCCTCCTGCAGCTCGCTGGCGACGGCCACCTACCTGCCCCCGCTCCTGGCCCCCGACCACGCCCTCCCCGAGGGGGACgaaggcgaggaggacgacgactccGACTCCGGCTCCGACGAGCAGCACCGGGGCAAGAACGGGTGGGAGGCGCCGGCATTGCCGCCCCCGAGGCTCAGCGTGAACACCCAGacgggcgcggcggcggccgcgAGGAGGGGCGGCAGCTTCAGGTCGCCGAGGTCCTACTCGCTGTCAGATCTTCGGAACGGCGGCGATGCCAGTTATAACCAGTAG